GCCCGGTGCCGCCGCGGTGCATTGTCAGTGAATGTGTCACCTGCGAGAACGGCTCGAAGATTCGCTCGGCGTGTTCTGGTGCGATCCCGATCCCGGTGTCACGGACTCGAACGACGGCCGCGTCTCCATCCAGCTCCAGCTCGACGCTCACCTCGCCCGCGTCGGTGAACCTCACGGCGTTCGACAACAGGTTCAGGACGATCTGGCGGACCTTTCCGGGGTCCGTCGTCACGATGGCGTGCGGCTCGGGCGTGCCCACGCGCAGCGCGAGGCCCCGCGAGGTTGCGAGCGGCAGGAGGAACTCGGCGGTTTCGCGGACGACGCCGCACAGGTCCGCCGGCTCCAACGTGACGTCCTCGCGCCCCGCGTTCAGCCGAGAAAAAGCGAGAATGCCCTCGATCAGCCCGAGCAGGTGCCTGCCGGCGGCCGTGATCCGCGCGAGGTGGGCCCGCTGGCTCTCCGTGAGCTCACCCGTCACTTCGAGGTCGAGCAGGTCGGCGAAGCCGAGAATCGCGTTCAAGGGGGTGCGGAACTCGTGCGACATCGTCGCCAGGAAAGCCGACTTCGCGGCGTTCGCCTCCTCGGCCTGCCGCCGCATCTCCTCCGCCACCTCAGCGGCTCGCCGTGCTGTGTCGCGCGCCGCCTCGCTTGCCTGTCGTGCCACCTCAGCCTCGGTGAACAACCGCGCGTTGTCGATGGCCATGCCGCAGCGCCGCCCCAGATCCTCCGCGAGCATCAGGTCTGCGTCGTCATAGTCGCGACGGTGGTCGGAGACGAAGGTGATCGCACCGAGCACCCGACCGCGCGCACAGATGGGAACGATGAGCGAGGACCGCACCCCGAGCGTCCGCAGGATTTCCGCCTCCGCACCGGCTGGCTCCTCGCTGCCGTCCGCGTGGTGCACGATGGCGAACTCCGACTCGCGACTGCGAATCACACGGGGCGCGCCGAGCTTGGCGCTGCCCTGTGGGGGATTGGCGCGGTAGAACGTGCGCGCACTCTCCTGCTTCCGTGGGTCAGGGTGCACGATGGCCGCTCGGCGGATGGAATCATCGGGCTCCACGAAGTCCACCATGCACCAGGTGCCGAAGTGCGGGAGCGCGAGGGCGGCGGCCGACGCGAGGGTGGTCTCGAAGTCGAGGGATTCGGCCAGGATGCGGCTCGCCTCGGCGAGGAACGCGAAGCGAGTCCGGAGATCCCGCGGAGACTCGTCTCTCAACCCCATGGCGGGTGGCGCATCGCTCATGCTCAATTAAGGTTGCACGTGCCGCGGGACGCCGTGCGAGGGGGGATTGTTGGCGCCCACCCGAACGGAACGGTGATCGCTGCGCAAGTCGCGGACCGGCTGGACGAACGTTTTGTGTGGAGACCGAGCGCGCCCCGGTGCGGGGATTGTGTCGCGCCGCTCGCACACCTTCTGCGGTGGCGTTGTCGCTGGGTGCCCTTCCACCGCGTTCGGGTTGATAGAGAGTTGGCTACACGAATCATCACAGACGCGGAAGGCGTTACGTGGACGATTTGGGAAGTCCGCCCGACGCCGA
The window above is part of the Longimicrobium sp. genome. Proteins encoded here:
- a CDS encoding GAF domain-containing sensor histidine kinase codes for the protein MSDAPPAMGLRDESPRDLRTRFAFLAEASRILAESLDFETTLASAAALALPHFGTWCMVDFVEPDDSIRRAAIVHPDPRKQESARTFYRANPPQGSAKLGAPRVIRSRESEFAIVHHADGSEEPAGAEAEILRTLGVRSSLIVPICARGRVLGAITFVSDHRRDYDDADLMLAEDLGRRCGMAIDNARLFTEAEVARQASEAARDTARRAAEVAEEMRRQAEEANAAKSAFLATMSHEFRTPLNAILGFADLLDLEVTGELTESQRAHLARITAAGRHLLGLIEGILAFSRLNAGREDVTLEPADLCGVVRETAEFLLPLATSRGLALRVGTPEPHAIVTTDPGKVRQIVLNLLSNAVRFTDAGEVSVELELDGDAAVVRVRDTGIGIAPEHAERIFEPFSQVTHSLTMHRGGTGLGLTVARQLAHLLGGDVELVSTLGQGSTFTVRLPAHAG